A stretch of Paracoccus sp. N5 DNA encodes these proteins:
- a CDS encoding Crp/Fnr family transcriptional regulator: MPHDAALVATQQPCHICPIKERAVCSHCGGDELSELESMKYYRRFEAGQVVVWAGDRLDFVGSVVSGMAGLTQQLEDGRTQMVGLLLPSDFLGRPGRDVAAYTVTATSDLLLCCFRRKPFEKLLIDIPRIAGRLLEMTLDELDAARDWLLLLGRKSAREKIASLLVILARREAALIKRRPEGRIAIELPLTREAMADYLGLTLETVSRQMSALKREGVIELDGKRRVIVPSFQRLVLESGDDSDGGPLS; the protein is encoded by the coding sequence ATGCCACACGACGCCGCCCTTGTTGCGACGCAGCAGCCCTGCCACATCTGCCCGATCAAGGAACGGGCGGTGTGTTCGCATTGCGGCGGCGATGAGCTTTCCGAGCTGGAGAGCATGAAATACTATCGCCGCTTCGAGGCCGGGCAGGTGGTGGTCTGGGCCGGCGACCGGCTGGATTTCGTGGGTTCCGTGGTGTCCGGCATGGCCGGGCTGACCCAGCAGCTCGAGGATGGTCGCACGCAGATGGTGGGGCTTCTGCTGCCCAGCGATTTCCTGGGCCGGCCGGGGCGCGATGTCGCGGCCTATACCGTGACCGCGACCAGCGACCTGCTGTTGTGCTGCTTTCGCCGCAAGCCCTTCGAGAAGCTGCTGATCGACATTCCGCGCATCGCCGGCCGGCTGCTGGAGATGACGCTGGACGAGCTTGACGCCGCCCGCGACTGGCTCTTGCTGCTGGGCCGCAAGTCGGCGCGCGAGAAGATCGCCTCGCTGCTGGTGATCCTGGCGCGGCGCGAGGCGGCGCTGATCAAGCGCCGGCCCGAGGGGCGCATCGCCATCGAACTGCCGCTGACCCGCGAGGCCATGGCCGATTATCTGGGACTGACGCTGGAGACCGTCAGCCGGCAGATGAGCGCCCTGAAGCGCGAGGGGGTGATCGAGCTAGACGGCAAGCGCCGGGTCATCGTGCCCTCGTTCCAGCGCCTGGTCCTGGAAAGCGGCGACGATTCGGACGGCGGCCCCCTGAGCTGA
- the hemN gene encoding oxygen-independent coproporphyrinogen III oxidase, protein MTQQSQLERLGLFDARVPRYTSYPTAPHFTPAVNGAEFGRWLDAIPEGAAISLYMHVPFCRRLCWFCACRTQGTQSDAPVRAYVQALLTELETLRAALPRGVQLSRLHWGGGTPTLMQPDMMRDLAQAVRAAFPLAEGAEFSVEIDPNEIDEPRMDALAESGLTRASIGVQDFDPEIQRIIGREQSFELTKRAVDMIRDRGVASLNADILYGLPEQDPRRIAESVQKLLALSPDRVALYGYAHVPWMAKRQVMIPSESLPDPHGRLKLFETARALFLADSYDEIGIDHFARPGDGLATAQKAGLLRRNFQGYTDDRAEVLVGLGASSISRFPQGYAQNAPATGAYLGHVRAGRFPTTRGHVFSAEDRWRARMIEALMCDFRIDAQEFAGHGFDAESLARLFAPVAERFGEMVQCDAAGLSITPEGRPLTRMIARMFDGYDMAASGHSGAI, encoded by the coding sequence ATGACACAGCAATCGCAACTTGAACGCCTGGGACTGTTTGACGCGCGGGTCCCCCGCTACACGAGCTACCCCACGGCACCCCATTTCACCCCCGCCGTGAACGGGGCCGAATTCGGCCGCTGGCTGGATGCGATTCCCGAAGGCGCGGCGATCTCGCTCTACATGCATGTGCCGTTCTGCCGGCGGCTGTGCTGGTTCTGCGCCTGCCGCACCCAGGGCACGCAGTCGGATGCGCCGGTGCGCGCCTATGTCCAGGCGCTGCTGACCGAGCTCGAGACGCTGCGCGCCGCGCTGCCTCGCGGCGTGCAGCTGTCGCGGCTGCATTGGGGCGGCGGCACGCCGACGCTGATGCAGCCCGACATGATGCGCGACCTGGCCCAGGCCGTCCGCGCCGCCTTCCCGCTGGCCGAGGGCGCCGAATTCTCGGTCGAGATCGACCCGAACGAGATCGACGAGCCCCGCATGGACGCCCTGGCCGAATCGGGCCTGACCCGGGCCTCGATCGGGGTGCAGGACTTCGACCCCGAGATCCAGCGCATCATCGGCCGCGAGCAGAGTTTCGAGCTGACCAAGCGCGCCGTGGACATGATCCGCGACCGCGGCGTCGCCAGCCTGAACGCCGACATCCTCTATGGCCTGCCCGAACAGGATCCGCGCCGCATCGCCGAATCGGTGCAGAAGCTCCTGGCGCTGTCGCCGGACCGGGTGGCGCTCTACGGCTATGCGCATGTGCCTTGGATGGCCAAGCGCCAGGTCATGATCCCCTCGGAATCGCTGCCCGACCCGCATGGCCGGCTCAAGCTCTTCGAGACCGCCCGGGCGCTGTTCCTGGCCGACAGCTATGACGAGATCGGCATCGACCATTTCGCCCGCCCCGGCGACGGGCTGGCCACGGCGCAAAAGGCCGGGCTGCTGCGGCGCAACTTCCAGGGCTATACCGACGACCGGGCCGAGGTGCTGGTCGGGCTTGGCGCCTCGTCGATCTCGCGCTTCCCGCAGGGCTATGCCCAGAACGCGCCGGCGACCGGCGCCTATCTGGGCCATGTCCGCGCCGGCCGCTTCCCCACCACGCGCGGCCATGTCTTCAGCGCCGAGGACCGCTGGCGCGCCCGCATGATCGAGGCGCTGATGTGCGACTTCCGCATCGACGCGCAGGAATTCGCCGGCCATGGCTTCGATGCCGAAAGCCTCGCCCGCCTCTTCGCCCCGGTGGCCGAGCGTTTCGGCGAGATGGTCCAATGCGACGCGGCCGGCCTCAGCATCACGCCCGAGGGCCGGCCGCTGACCCGGATGATCGCCCGCATGTTCGACGGCTACGACATGGCCGCCTCGGGCCATTCCGGCGCGATCTGA
- the polA gene encoding DNA polymerase I — MTDVFGKGHHLHLIDGSAFIFRAYHALPPLTRRSDGLPIGAVAGFCNMLWKYIQDGSGSDQPTHAAVIFDHSAKTFRNDIYPLYKANRPEPPEDLRPQFPLTREATRAFNIACIETEGYEADDIIAALSCRARDAGGRVTIISSDKDLMQLVGGGVEMMDPIKGKPIGPDEVREKFGVGPERVIDVQALAGDSIDNVPGAPGIGIKTAAQLIEEYGDLESLLARAGEIRQPKRRQTLIDHAEQIRISKRLVELDCDTPLDFTLESLSIRAPEAQALLEFLQRMEFRTLVNRVAEKLGAAVPAAPEIAVAPVTGPAARELPAIDRSRYEVIRDEAALAAWLDGIAETGIVAVDTETTGLDEMAADLVGVSLCTGPGRACYIPLGHVGEGATGDLFGGPVLAECQIPADRALALLKPVLEDDATLKIGQNIKYDVKIFARLGIAMAPVEDTMLMSYALNAGTHNHGMDELAQTYLGHSCVPIKDLIGSGKAQIGFQQVAIDRAAEYAAEDAEVTWRLWHHFRPQLARERVASAYERLERPMVPVLAGMEMAGIRIDADHLRRMSSAFAQKMAALEAEIHALAGGPFNVGSPKQLGEILFDRMGLSGGKQGKTGAFSTSAEVLEDLAAEGHDLPSRVLDWRAISKLKSTYTDALPLHVNAATGRVHTCYSIAGAQTGRLASTDPNLQNIPVRTEEGRRIREAFIAAEGHRLVSLDYSQIELRILAHVAAIPALKQAFRDGIDIHAMTASQMFGVPVEGMDPMIRRRAKAINFGVIYGISGFGLSRNLRIPRAEAQAFIDTYFERFPEIRAYMDRTVAEAKQDGFVRTLFGRRINTPGINLSGPSAGGARRAAINAPIQGAAADIIRRAMIRMPEAIAHLPARMLLQVHDELVFEVEEGAVDALIAVARGVMQGAAEPAVRLDVPLIVDAGQGASWAEAH, encoded by the coding sequence ATGACGGACGTATTCGGCAAGGGCCATCACCTGCATCTGATCGACGGCTCGGCCTTCATCTTTCGCGCCTATCACGCGCTGCCGCCCCTGACGCGGCGCTCGGACGGGCTGCCGATCGGGGCGGTCGCCGGCTTCTGCAACATGCTGTGGAAATATATCCAGGACGGCTCGGGCTCGGACCAGCCGACCCATGCGGCGGTGATCTTCGACCATAGCGCCAAGACCTTCCGCAACGACATCTATCCGCTCTACAAGGCGAACCGGCCCGAGCCGCCCGAGGATCTGCGGCCGCAGTTTCCCCTGACCCGCGAGGCGACGCGGGCCTTCAACATCGCCTGCATCGAGACCGAGGGCTATGAGGCCGACGACATCATCGCGGCGCTGTCCTGCCGGGCACGCGATGCCGGCGGGCGCGTCACCATTATCAGCAGCGACAAGGACCTGATGCAGCTGGTCGGCGGCGGGGTCGAGATGATGGACCCGATCAAGGGCAAGCCCATCGGCCCCGACGAGGTGCGCGAGAAATTCGGCGTCGGGCCCGAGCGGGTGATCGACGTCCAGGCCCTGGCCGGCGATTCCATCGACAACGTGCCGGGGGCGCCCGGGATCGGCATCAAGACCGCCGCGCAGCTGATCGAGGAATATGGCGACCTGGAGAGCCTGCTGGCGCGCGCGGGTGAGATCAGGCAGCCCAAGCGTCGCCAGACCCTGATCGACCATGCCGAGCAGATCCGCATCTCGAAGCGGCTGGTCGAGCTGGATTGCGACACGCCGCTGGACTTCACGCTGGAAAGCCTGTCGATCCGGGCGCCCGAGGCGCAGGCGCTGCTGGAATTCCTGCAGCGGATGGAGTTCCGCACCCTGGTCAATCGCGTGGCCGAGAAGCTGGGGGCCGCGGTGCCGGCCGCGCCCGAGATTGCGGTGGCGCCCGTCACGGGGCCGGCGGCGCGGGAATTGCCGGCCATCGACCGCAGCCGCTACGAGGTCATCCGCGACGAGGCGGCGCTGGCCGCCTGGCTGGACGGCATCGCCGAGACCGGCATCGTCGCGGTCGATACCGAGACCACCGGGCTTGACGAGATGGCGGCCGATCTGGTCGGGGTTTCGCTTTGCACCGGGCCGGGGCGGGCCTGCTATATCCCGCTGGGCCATGTCGGCGAGGGCGCGACGGGCGACCTGTTCGGCGGACCGGTGCTGGCCGAGTGTCAGATCCCCGCCGACCGGGCGCTGGCGCTGCTGAAGCCGGTGCTGGAGGATGATGCCACCCTGAAGATCGGCCAGAACATCAAGTATGACGTCAAGATCTTCGCCCGGCTGGGCATCGCCATGGCGCCGGTCGAGGACACCATGCTGATGTCCTATGCGCTGAATGCCGGCACCCACAACCACGGCATGGACGAGTTGGCGCAGACCTACCTGGGCCACAGCTGCGTGCCGATCAAGGACCTGATCGGCTCGGGCAAGGCGCAGATCGGCTTCCAGCAGGTCGCCATCGACAGGGCCGCCGAATATGCCGCCGAGGATGCCGAGGTGACCTGGCGGCTCTGGCATCATTTCCGTCCGCAGCTGGCGCGCGAGCGGGTGGCGAGCGCCTATGAGCGGCTGGAGCGGCCGATGGTGCCGGTGCTGGCCGGGATGGAGATGGCCGGCATCCGCATCGACGCCGACCACCTGCGCCGCATGTCGAGCGCCTTTGCGCAGAAGATGGCGGCGCTGGAGGCCGAGATCCACGCCTTGGCCGGCGGGCCCTTCAACGTCGGCAGCCCCAAGCAGCTGGGCGAGATCCTGTTCGACCGCATGGGGCTCTCTGGCGGCAAGCAGGGCAAGACCGGCGCCTTCTCGACCAGCGCCGAGGTGCTGGAGGACCTGGCGGCCGAGGGCCACGACCTGCCCTCGCGCGTGCTGGACTGGCGGGCGATCTCGAAGCTGAAATCGACCTATACCGATGCGCTGCCGCTGCATGTGAACGCGGCGACCGGGCGGGTCCATACCTGCTATTCCATCGCCGGCGCCCAGACCGGGCGGCTGGCCTCGACCGATCCGAACCTGCAGAACATTCCGGTCAGGACCGAGGAGGGCCGGCGCATCCGCGAGGCCTTCATCGCCGCCGAGGGGCACCGGCTGGTCAGCCTGGACTACAGCCAGATCGAGCTGCGGATCCTCGCGCATGTCGCGGCGATCCCGGCGCTGAAACAGGCCTTCCGCGACGGCATCGACATCCACGCCATGACCGCGAGCCAGATGTTCGGCGTGCCGGTCGAAGGCATGGATCCGATGATCCGCCGCCGCGCCAAGGCGATCAATTTCGGGGTGATCTACGGCATTTCCGGCTTCGGCCTGTCGCGCAACCTGCGCATTCCGCGCGCCGAGGCGCAGGCCTTCATCGACACCTATTTCGAGCGTTTCCCCGAGATTCGCGCCTATATGGACCGCACCGTGGCCGAGGCCAAGCAGGACGGATTCGTGCGCACGCTGTTCGGGCGGCGCATCAACACGCCGGGCATCAACCTCAGCGGCCCTTCGGCCGGCGGTGCCCGGCGCGCGGCGATCAATGCACCGATCCAAGGTGCGGCGGCCGACATCATCCGGCGCGCCATGATCCGCATGCCCGAGGCCATCGCGCATCTGCCGGCGCGAATGCTCTTGCAGGTGCATGACGAACTGGTCTTCGAGGTCGAGGAGGGTGCGGTGGACGCGCTGATCGCGGTGGCGCGCGGCGTCATGCAGGGCGCGGCCGAGCCGGCCGTGCGCCTGGACGTGCCGCTGATCGTCGATGCCGGGCAGGGGGCGAGCTGGGCCGAGGCGCATTGA
- a CDS encoding zinc-finger domain-containing protein, translating into MTIPAPEIQTVTRWKVACDGDEARGLGHPRVWLAIPQDSGWVECGYCDKRFVIDRAHAHDDH; encoded by the coding sequence ATGACCATCCCGGCCCCCGAGATCCAGACCGTCACCCGCTGGAAGGTCGCCTGCGACGGCGACGAGGCGCGGGGCCTGGGCCATCCGCGCGTCTGGCTGGCCATTCCGCAGGACAGCGGCTGGGTCGAATGCGGCTATTGCGACAAGCGCTTCGTCATCGACCGCGCCCACGCCCACGACGATCACTGA
- a CDS encoding ABC transporter ATP-binding protein, whose amino-acid sequence MPAPASSPNAIEITGLTKTYAAAGKAPAKHALKGLDLAIPAGSIFGLLGPNGAGKSTTINIMAGLVRKTAGRVTIWGFDQDVNPRQSRAAIGVMPQELNIDPFLSPRASLEVQAGLYGVPKRERWTDELLELVGLTDQAESYSRHLSGGMKRRLLLAKALVHRPQILVLDEPTAGVDIQLREMLWRNVRRLNDQGMTIILTTHYLEEAEQMCDRIAIIDRGALILSEPTAALLGRADSKTLIVDTGESRALPALPEGVRAERRADGRLALSYVPSRIAADRLIDALRDAGLAIRDVAVEAPDLEDVFVQLTSR is encoded by the coding sequence ATGCCAGCCCCCGCAAGCAGTCCGAACGCCATCGAAATCACGGGCCTGACCAAGACCTATGCCGCCGCCGGCAAGGCGCCGGCGAAACATGCGCTCAAGGGGCTGGACCTGGCGATTCCCGCCGGCTCGATCTTCGGCCTGCTGGGTCCGAACGGCGCCGGCAAGTCGACCACGATCAACATCATGGCCGGGCTGGTGCGCAAGACCGCGGGCCGGGTGACGATCTGGGGCTTCGACCAGGACGTGAACCCGCGCCAGTCCCGCGCCGCCATCGGCGTCATGCCGCAGGAACTGAACATCGACCCGTTCCTGTCGCCCCGCGCCAGCCTCGAGGTGCAGGCCGGGCTCTATGGCGTGCCGAAGCGCGAGCGCTGGACGGACGAGCTGCTGGAACTGGTCGGGCTGACCGACCAGGCGGAAAGCTATTCGCGCCACCTGTCGGGCGGCATGAAGCGGCGGCTCTTGCTGGCCAAGGCGCTGGTGCATCGCCCGCAGATCCTGGTGCTGGACGAGCCGACCGCCGGCGTGGACATCCAGCTGCGCGAGATGCTGTGGCGCAACGTGCGGCGGCTGAACGACCAGGGCATGACCATCATCCTGACCACGCATTACCTCGAGGAAGCCGAGCAGATGTGCGACCGCATCGCCATCATCGACCGCGGCGCGCTGATCCTGTCCGAACCGACCGCCGCCCTGCTCGGCCGCGCCGATTCCAAGACGCTGATCGTGGACACCGGCGAGAGCCGCGCCCTGCCCGCCCTGCCCGAGGGCGTGCGGGCCGAACGCCGCGCCGACGGCCGCCTCGCCCTAAGCTATGTGCCCTCGCGCATCGCCGCCGACCGGCTCATCGACGCGCTGCGCGACGCGGGCCTCGCCATCCGCGACGTCGCGGTCGAGGCGCCGGACCTGGAAGACGTCTTCGTCCAGCTGACCTCGCGCTGA
- a CDS encoding HIT domain-containing protein — MPAYDPQNIFARILRGEIPNDTVLETEHTLVFRDIRPQAPVHVLAIPRGAYVSYDDFAANASDAEIVDFHRAIARVVRELGVDLDGGAGFRAITNAGPDGVQEVPHFHMHILGGRPMGRMVSAG; from the coding sequence ATGCCGGCCTATGACCCGCAGAACATCTTTGCCCGCATCCTGCGCGGCGAGATCCCGAACGACACCGTGCTGGAGACCGAGCACACGCTGGTCTTCCGCGACATCCGCCCGCAGGCGCCGGTGCATGTGCTGGCGATCCCGCGCGGCGCCTATGTCAGCTACGACGATTTCGCCGCCAATGCCTCGGACGCCGAGATCGTCGATTTCCACCGCGCCATCGCCCGCGTGGTGCGCGAGCTGGGCGTGGACTTGGACGGCGGCGCCGGCTTCCGCGCCATCACCAATGCCGGGCCGGACGGCGTGCAGGAGGTGCCGCATTTCCACATGCATATCCTGGGCGGCCGGCCGATGGGACGCATGGTCTCGGCCGGCTGA
- a CDS encoding DUF5928 domain-containing protein — MARIAFILLCHKDPKGVIAQAKRLTATGDYVSIHFDGRANPKDFDAIRAALADNPSVVFAQRRWKCGWGEWSLVGATLEAVRSAVAAFPLATHFYMLSGDCMPIKSAEYARAFLDAEDCDYIESFDFFESDWIKTGFKEERLIYRHWFNERTRKWLFYASYDLQKRFGLTRSIPADIQVMIGSQWWCLRRQTVEKVLEFCAARADVMRFFATTWIPDETFFQTIVPHVVPRKQIRSRTLTYLVFTDYGMPVTFYNDQYDLLMGQDSLFARKISPEAIRLRERLGALWAATGVHFPISNEATGLFRFLTGQGRVGRRFGQRFWEAEGSLGRNNTLLLVVSKKWHVAKRLTAQIRAGTTIPAVDFLFNELEAHLPDLGGVETTLEKRDRHRRALIRLLFENFESNQLVICLDPSALHLIQDLMADKADTRLLLIDSDFDDDYLRGHIGRVGLAGAQTAPEVIERLLPTVRADLEHEAERLRDMDFPGFHAIAPWRSPEENAVHLARFLDLLPEAALTLARTPHLFTD, encoded by the coding sequence ATGGCGCGGATTGCCTTCATTCTGCTTTGCCACAAGGATCCGAAGGGGGTCATCGCGCAGGCCAAGCGCCTGACCGCGACCGGCGACTATGTCTCGATCCATTTCGACGGCCGCGCCAATCCGAAGGATTTCGACGCCATCCGCGCGGCGCTGGCCGACAATCCGTCCGTGGTCTTCGCGCAGCGCCGCTGGAAATGCGGCTGGGGCGAGTGGTCGCTGGTCGGCGCCACGCTGGAGGCCGTGCGCTCGGCCGTGGCGGCCTTTCCGCTGGCGACGCATTTCTACATGCTCTCGGGCGATTGCATGCCGATCAAGTCGGCCGAATACGCCCGCGCCTTCCTCGACGCCGAGGACTGCGACTATATCGAGAGCTTCGACTTCTTCGAATCGGACTGGATCAAGACCGGCTTCAAGGAAGAGCGGCTGATCTATCGCCACTGGTTCAACGAACGCACGCGGAAATGGCTGTTCTACGCCAGCTACGACCTGCAGAAGCGATTCGGCCTGACCCGCAGCATCCCGGCCGACATCCAGGTCATGATCGGCTCGCAATGGTGGTGCCTGCGCCGCCAGACCGTCGAGAAGGTGCTGGAGTTCTGCGCCGCGCGCGCCGATGTCATGCGATTCTTCGCCACGACCTGGATCCCGGACGAGACCTTCTTCCAGACCATCGTGCCCCATGTCGTGCCGCGAAAGCAGATCCGTTCGCGGACGCTGACCTATCTGGTCTTTACCGATTACGGCATGCCGGTGACCTTCTACAACGATCAGTATGACCTGCTGATGGGCCAGGACTCCCTGTTCGCGCGCAAGATCTCGCCCGAGGCGATCCGGCTGCGCGAAAGGCTGGGGGCGCTCTGGGCGGCGACCGGGGTGCATTTCCCGATCTCGAACGAGGCGACCGGGCTCTTCCGCTTCCTGACCGGGCAGGGCCGGGTCGGGCGCCGCTTCGGCCAGCGCTTCTGGGAGGCCGAGGGCAGCCTGGGCCGCAACAACACGCTGCTGCTGGTGGTCTCGAAGAAATGGCATGTGGCCAAGCGCCTGACCGCGCAGATCCGGGCCGGGACGACGATCCCGGCGGTGGATTTCCTGTTCAACGAGCTCGAGGCGCATCTGCCCGACCTGGGCGGGGTCGAGACCACGCTGGAAAAGCGCGACCGGCACCGCCGCGCGCTGATCCGGCTGCTGTTCGAGAATTTCGAGTCGAACCAGCTGGTGATCTGCCTCGACCCCTCGGCGCTGCACCTGATCCAGGACCTGATGGCCGACAAGGCCGACACGCGGCTGTTGCTGATCGATTCGGATTTCGACGACGACTACCTGCGCGGCCATATCGGCCGGGTCGGCCTGGCCGGGGCGCAGACCGCGCCCGAGGTGATCGAGCGGCTGCTGCCCACGGTGCGCGCCGACCTGGAGCACGAGGCCGAGCGGCTGCGCGACATGGATTTCCCCGGCTTTCACGCCATCGCCCCCTGGCGCAGCCCCGAGGAGAACGCCGTCCACCTGGCCCGATTCCTCGACCTGCTGCCCGAGGCCGCGCTGACGCTGGCCAGAACCCCGCATCTGTTCACCGACTGA
- a CDS encoding sulfotransferase family protein, whose translation MGFPGTWMTESGSMVYRVVPKCACSSIGQIMFYSDHGRYFDGDIHDSTEGLHKWNQEASQPLIEKSVKAHEALTFTCVRNPYGRILSSFFDKIAGIQRNGKRYRGNLVPQLIQRYGIDVGSPENGFEFDQIASFRRFLLFARDTIRWRRPMEPDIHWSAMSGHISTFIVNGGRYDQIFFTEKFNEGMQKVLDAAPTPVKLDVNDVPKFNESEGHGPKRAHRISDYFDDLSRHLVWEIYKKDFQLFKYDFDDPDNKYPRHEVDLDEVHAKLGR comes from the coding sequence ATGGGCTTCCCAGGAACTTGGATGACCGAAAGCGGTAGCATGGTCTATCGCGTGGTGCCGAAATGCGCCTGTTCGTCGATCGGGCAGATCATGTTCTATTCCGACCACGGCCGCTATTTCGACGGCGACATCCACGATTCCACCGAGGGCCTGCACAAGTGGAACCAGGAGGCCAGCCAGCCGCTGATCGAGAAATCGGTCAAGGCGCATGAGGCGCTGACCTTCACCTGCGTCAGGAACCCCTATGGCCGCATCCTGTCCTCGTTCTTCGACAAGATCGCCGGCATCCAGAGGAACGGCAAGCGCTATCGCGGCAACCTGGTGCCGCAGCTGATCCAGCGCTACGGCATCGACGTCGGCAGCCCCGAGAACGGCTTCGAGTTCGACCAGATCGCCAGCTTCCGCCGCTTCCTGCTGTTCGCACGCGACACCATCCGCTGGCGCCGGCCGATGGAGCCGGACATCCACTGGTCGGCCATGTCGGGCCATATCTCGACCTTCATCGTGAACGGCGGCCGCTACGACCAGATCTTCTTCACCGAGAAGTTCAACGAGGGCATGCAGAAGGTGCTGGACGCCGCGCCGACGCCGGTCAAGCTCGACGTGAACGACGTGCCCAAGTTCAACGAATCGGAAGGCCACGGCCCCAAGCGCGCGCACAGGATCAGCGACTATTTCGACGACCTGTCGCGCCACCTGGTCTGGGAGATCTACAAGAAGGACTTCCAGCTCTTCAAATATGACTTCGACGATCCCGACAACAAATATCCCAGGCACGAAGTCGACCTGGACGAAGTCCACGCCAAGCTGGGCCGCTGA
- the rpmF gene encoding 50S ribosomal protein L32, whose translation MAVPQNRVTRSRRNMRRSHDALVAGNPNECSNCGELKRPHHVCPSCGHYADREVVAQANEVDLDEDAA comes from the coding sequence ATGGCCGTCCCTCAGAACCGAGTTACCCGGTCCCGCCGCAACATGCGCCGCTCGCACGACGCGCTGGTCGCCGGCAACCCGAACGAATGCAGCAACTGCGGCGAGCTGAAGCGCCCGCATCACGTCTGCCCCTCCTGCGGCCATTACGCCGACCGCGAGGTCGTGGCGCAGGCCAATGAGGTCGACCTGGACGAAGACGCGGCCTGA
- the plsX gene encoding phosphate acyltransferase PlsX yields the protein MVSAGSTTLPRTPETGGVVISVDAMGGDRGPSVVVAGIAESAEKNPDIRFILHGPGAELEALVARRPGLALRCDIRDAPGVVTMGDKPSQVLRKGEGTSMWSTLESVRQGEATAAVSCGNTGALMAMSMIRLRKLPGVNRPAIACLWPSRNPQGFNVMLDVGADIRADAQDLLAYALMGAAYARNGLGLARPRVGLLNVGTEEHKGRPELKQAHELMPASAKTANFDYVGFVEGGDLPSDRVDVIVTDGFTGNVALKTGEGTAKLVGDLLKEAFGKSVLSKFAALLAMGSLKRLQKRIDPRRVNGGVFLGLNGTVVKSHGSADATGVSAAVKLAFQLAQSGFQDRLAARLAQIHAGAETDGAAPTEGAS from the coding sequence ATGGTCTCGGCAGGCTCCACGACGCTGCCGCGCACCCCGGAGACCGGGGGCGTGGTGATCTCGGTTGATGCAATGGGCGGCGATCGCGGACCTTCCGTGGTGGTCGCCGGCATTGCCGAAAGCGCCGAGAAGAACCCCGATATCCGTTTCATCCTGCACGGCCCCGGCGCCGAACTGGAAGCCCTGGTCGCCCGCCGGCCCGGGCTTGCCCTGCGTTGCGACATCCGCGACGCCCCCGGCGTGGTGACCATGGGCGACAAGCCCAGCCAGGTGCTGCGCAAGGGCGAAGGCACCTCGATGTGGTCGACGCTCGAATCTGTGCGGCAGGGCGAGGCCACGGCCGCCGTCTCCTGCGGCAATACCGGCGCGCTGATGGCGATGTCGATGATCCGGCTGCGCAAGCTGCCCGGCGTCAACCGGCCGGCCATCGCCTGCCTCTGGCCCTCGCGCAATCCGCAGGGCTTCAACGTCATGCTGGACGTGGGCGCCGACATCCGCGCCGATGCGCAGGACCTGCTGGCCTATGCGCTGATGGGCGCCGCCTATGCCCGCAACGGCCTGGGCCTTGCCCGGCCGCGCGTCGGGCTGCTGAACGTCGGGACCGAGGAACACAAGGGCCGCCCCGAGCTGAAACAGGCGCATGAGCTGATGCCCGCCTCGGCAAAGACGGCGAATTTCGACTATGTCGGCTTCGTCGAGGGCGGCGATCTGCCCTCGGACCGGGTGGATGTGATCGTCACCGACGGCTTCACCGGCAATGTCGCGCTGAAGACCGGCGAGGGCACCGCCAAGCTGGTCGGCGACCTGCTCAAGGAAGCCTTCGGCAAGTCCGTGCTGTCGAAATTCGCGGCACTGCTGGCGATGGGCTCGCTGAAGCGGCTGCAAAAGCGCATCGACCCGCGCCGCGTCAACGGCGGCGTCTTCCTGGGCCTGAACGGAACCGTGGTGAAATCGCATGGCTCGGCCGATGCGACCGGGGTTTCGGCGGCGGTCAAGCTGGCCTTCCAACTGGCGCAATCCGGCTTCCAGGACCGGCTGGCGGCGCGCCTCGCCCAGATCCATGCCGGCGCCGAGACCGATGGCGCCGCGCCAACCGAGGGAGCGTCCTGA